From Pseudomonas frederiksbergensis, the proteins below share one genomic window:
- a CDS encoding type IV secretion system DNA-binding domain-containing protein codes for MHKREVDSAVMTAGFGLPIAGWAAGVYLAQMPLTPFPAAFKETLHNGWQNPIVLGATIATSAVAASLVYYLYEYCDDGFRGEQYQEFLRGSEIKNWHTVKAKVRRRNEKTNRERKKRGLAKSEPVMIGKLPMPLHLEDRNTMICASIGAGKSVTMEGMIASALKRGDRMAVVDPNGTFYSKFSFKGDYILNPFDARSAGWTIFNEIRGIHDFNRMAKSIIPPQVDPSDEQWCAYARDVLSDTMRKLKETNNPNQDTLVNLLVREDGDTIRAFLANTDSEGYFRDNAEKAIASIQFMMNKYIRPLRYMSKGDFSIYQWVNDPNAGNLFITWREDMRDTMKPLVATWIDTICATILSSEPMTGKRLWLFLDELQSLGKLESFVPAATKGRKHGLRMVGSLQDWSQLNASYGRDDAETLLSCFRNYVILAAANAKNAGMASEILGSHDVKRWRKSYTAGKLTRTEEVTRDEPVVQASEISNLPDLVAYVKFGEDFPITKVKTPYIDYKERAQAIMITGQAA; via the coding sequence ATGCATAAAAGAGAAGTCGATTCTGCAGTGATGACAGCGGGTTTCGGTTTGCCGATCGCTGGATGGGCAGCAGGCGTTTATTTGGCACAGATGCCGTTGACGCCATTCCCTGCAGCGTTCAAGGAAACGCTTCACAACGGCTGGCAGAACCCGATTGTACTGGGGGCCACAATTGCCACGTCAGCGGTCGCCGCTTCGCTGGTTTATTACCTGTACGAGTATTGTGACGATGGGTTCCGGGGCGAGCAGTACCAGGAATTTTTGCGGGGCTCGGAGATAAAAAACTGGCATACCGTCAAGGCAAAGGTGCGCCGCCGTAACGAGAAGACGAATCGCGAGCGGAAAAAGCGAGGGTTGGCCAAGTCTGAGCCGGTCATGATTGGCAAGCTGCCTATGCCTCTGCACCTTGAAGATCGAAACACGATGATCTGCGCGTCTATCGGTGCCGGTAAGTCGGTGACCATGGAAGGCATGATCGCCTCGGCATTGAAGCGTGGTGATCGCATGGCCGTTGTCGACCCAAACGGCACGTTCTATTCGAAATTCAGTTTCAAAGGCGATTACATTCTCAACCCATTCGACGCCCGCTCCGCTGGCTGGACCATCTTCAACGAGATCCGTGGCATCCATGACTTCAACCGGATGGCCAAGTCGATAATCCCGCCCCAGGTCGACCCGAGTGACGAGCAATGGTGCGCGTACGCTCGCGACGTATTGTCCGACACCATGCGCAAGCTGAAAGAAACCAACAACCCGAACCAAGACACGCTGGTGAATTTGCTGGTGCGGGAGGATGGCGACACCATCCGCGCTTTCCTGGCCAACACGGACTCCGAGGGCTACTTCCGCGACAACGCAGAGAAGGCAATCGCCAGCATCCAGTTCATGATGAACAAATACATTCGTCCGCTGCGCTACATGAGCAAGGGCGATTTTTCCATCTACCAATGGGTGAACGATCCTAATGCCGGCAATCTGTTCATCACTTGGCGGGAGGACATGCGGGACACCATGAAACCACTGGTGGCCACGTGGATTGACACCATCTGTGCAACGATCCTCAGCTCAGAGCCGATGACAGGCAAACGGCTATGGCTGTTCCTCGACGAGCTGCAGTCCCTCGGCAAACTGGAAAGCTTCGTTCCTGCGGCGACCAAAGGGCGGAAACATGGTCTGCGTATGGTCGGCAGCCTGCAGGATTGGTCGCAACTCAACGCCAGTTATGGCCGTGACGATGCGGAAACGCTGCTTTCGTGCTTCCGAAATTACGTCATTCTTGCTGCAGCGAACGCCAAGAACGCAGGCATGGCCAGCGAAATCCTCGGCTCTCACGATGTTAAGCGTTGGCGGAAATCCTACACCGCGGGCAAGTTGACCAGGACCGAGGAAGTCACGCGGGATGAGCCGGTGGTTCAGGCTTCTGAAATCTCCAACCTTCCAGATCTGGTCGCCTACGTGAAATTCGGTGAAGACTTCCCGATCACCAAGGTAAAGACGCCGTACATTGATTACAAAGAGCGCGCCCAGGCAATCATGATAACCGGTCAAGCCGCGTAA
- the stbB gene encoding StbB family protein yields MKIAVVNFSGNTGKTTLSDSLLSPRMGGVRFAVETINAGASDDAAEIELLKGRRFGELSEILMTEDNAVVDVGASNVEDFFKYMGQFAGSHEEFDFFLVPTVSEKKQQADTINTIKTLATLGVPRSRILVVFNKVEIDDADDLPHTFAALMGFHELEKKFMLKRDAVIYSNEVFERLRALKTSIAAVVQDTTDYREQLRAAQDDAAKEQAKRMISVQRLAKSAWQNLDQVYATLFGKGK; encoded by the coding sequence ATGAAAATCGCAGTAGTCAATTTCAGCGGTAACACCGGCAAGACAACCTTGTCCGATTCGCTGCTGTCGCCACGCATGGGCGGCGTACGTTTCGCGGTAGAAACGATCAATGCCGGCGCATCGGATGATGCCGCCGAGATCGAGCTGCTCAAGGGTCGCCGGTTCGGTGAGTTGTCGGAAATTCTCATGACGGAAGACAACGCCGTGGTCGACGTTGGAGCATCCAACGTCGAGGATTTTTTCAAGTACATGGGCCAGTTTGCAGGCTCGCACGAAGAATTCGATTTCTTCCTGGTGCCCACGGTATCCGAGAAAAAACAGCAAGCGGACACCATCAACACGATCAAGACGCTGGCCACGCTGGGCGTTCCGCGCAGCCGGATTCTGGTGGTCTTCAACAAGGTCGAGATCGACGACGCGGACGACTTGCCGCACACCTTCGCAGCGTTGATGGGTTTCCACGAGCTGGAGAAGAAATTCATGCTCAAGCGTGATGCGGTGATTTACTCGAACGAAGTGTTCGAACGCCTCCGGGCTTTGAAAACCAGCATCGCCGCTGTGGTGCAGGACACCACGGATTACCGCGAGCAACTGCGAGCCGCGCAAGACGATGCCGCAAAGGAACAGGCCAAACGGATGATCTCTGTGCAGCGCCTGGCAAAGTCGGCCTGGCAGAACCTCGATCAGGTGTACGCCACGCTGTTTGGAAAGGGGAAGTAA
- a CDS encoding DUF932 domain-containing protein, whose translation MRLSSSFRNPCMVRSNTPLTNDEIARVAPSIFAVEAHDSRSDRYRYIPTVDVLTALRAEGFEPFMACQTRVRNSDKIQHTKHMIRLRHASNIMDKEANEIILLNSHDGTSSYQMMGGCFRFVCANGLVLGEAAMDQKVRHSGRQDVIGEVIEGAYEVLDQFALIEDQRETMKQIQIRPELQHAFAEAALAYRYDPAEGPAPVTASQLLMPRRREDRTDDLWTTFNRVQENSIKGGLTGRNKQGRRTSTRAVTGIDQDVKLNRALWVLAQHIREAA comes from the coding sequence ATGCGTCTATCCAGCAGCTTCCGCAACCCTTGCATGGTTCGCAGCAACACCCCTTTGACTAACGACGAAATCGCGCGTGTCGCGCCGTCCATCTTTGCCGTCGAAGCGCACGACAGCCGCTCCGATCGCTACCGCTACATCCCAACCGTCGACGTGCTTACCGCGCTGCGCGCAGAAGGGTTCGAACCCTTCATGGCTTGCCAAACCCGCGTGCGTAACTCCGACAAGATCCAGCACACCAAACACATGATCCGCCTGCGCCATGCGTCCAACATCATGGACAAGGAAGCCAACGAAATCATCCTGCTCAACAGCCACGATGGCACCAGCAGTTATCAAATGATGGGCGGGTGCTTCCGCTTTGTGTGCGCCAACGGCCTTGTCCTGGGCGAAGCCGCGATGGATCAGAAAGTCCGTCACAGCGGTCGACAAGACGTAATCGGCGAAGTCATCGAGGGGGCATATGAGGTGCTGGACCAATTCGCACTGATCGAGGATCAGCGCGAAACCATGAAGCAAATCCAGATTCGCCCCGAGCTGCAACACGCTTTCGCCGAAGCTGCATTAGCGTACCGCTACGACCCAGCCGAAGGCCCGGCGCCTGTGACAGCTTCACAGCTGCTCATGCCTCGCCGCCGTGAAGATCGCACCGATGATCTCTGGACCACATTCAACCGCGTACAGGAAAACTCCATCAAGGGAGGGCTTACAGGTCGCAACAAGCAAGGTCGCCGCACCAGTACCCGCGCCGTCACCGGCATTGACCAGGACGTGAAGCTAAATCGCGCCCTTTGGGTTCTGGCTCAGCACATTCGCGAAGCCGCCTAA
- a CDS encoding TrfB-related DNA-binding protein, with protein MQSIYTAEDWKRISPVFASRRLAVSTVEIAKAILVDGQRPQDVANARDMSKQTVHAAVKRVRAILDEHGASELVPVMVWLPPELAAQVMEMAKPYMDAKPATKKGGKDA; from the coding sequence ATGCAGTCGATTTACACCGCCGAGGACTGGAAAAGAATATCGCCGGTATTCGCCTCGCGTCGCTTGGCGGTCTCTACGGTAGAGATCGCCAAGGCCATCTTGGTAGATGGCCAGCGACCGCAAGACGTGGCCAACGCTAGGGACATGTCTAAACAGACCGTTCACGCAGCAGTAAAGCGAGTTCGGGCAATCCTAGACGAGCACGGGGCCAGTGAGCTGGTGCCCGTTATGGTCTGGTTACCGCCCGAGCTGGCCGCGCAAGTCATGGAGATGGCCAAGCCCTACATGGATGCCAAACCGGCAACGAAAAAGGGAGGCAAGGATGCGTAA
- a CDS encoding single-stranded DNA-binding protein, producing the protein MARGVNKVILIGTCGQDPEVRYLPNGNAVTNLSLATSEQWTDKQTGQKVEKTERHRVSLFGKVAEIAGEYLRKGSQVYIEGKLQTREWEKDGIKRYTTEIVVDMQGTMQLLGGRPQNQDGTNQAQQQRRPQQPAPQPQPAYDPMDDDIPFMDPYRFSCLLQ; encoded by the coding sequence ATGGCCCGTGGCGTAAACAAAGTGATTCTAATAGGGACTTGCGGTCAGGATCCCGAGGTTCGTTACCTTCCCAACGGTAACGCCGTGACCAATTTGAGCTTGGCCACCAGTGAGCAATGGACAGATAAGCAAACCGGGCAGAAGGTCGAAAAAACCGAGCGGCACCGGGTATCCCTGTTCGGCAAGGTGGCCGAGATTGCCGGCGAGTATCTGCGCAAAGGTTCACAGGTCTACATCGAAGGCAAGCTGCAAACCCGCGAATGGGAGAAGGACGGTATCAAGCGTTACACGACAGAAATTGTCGTAGACATGCAAGGCACCATGCAGCTGCTGGGGGGTAGACCGCAGAACCAGGACGGCACCAACCAGGCGCAGCAACAGCGGCGACCACAACAACCGGCCCCGCAACCGCAGCCCGCATATGACCCCATGGATGACGACATTCCCTTCATGGACCCCTATCGTTTTTCTTGCCTGCTGCAGTAG
- a CDS encoding 2Fe-2S iron-sulfur cluster-binding protein translates to MSEAFEITVQPGGERFACQPLQSVLSAMETQGKQCLPVGCRGGGCGLCKVRVLAGDYECGRVSCKHLPVEAREQGYALACRLFARSDLCIERYSKPGSENTVDPQ, encoded by the coding sequence ATGTCAGAGGCCTTTGAAATCACTGTGCAGCCTGGCGGAGAGCGATTTGCCTGTCAGCCGCTGCAATCAGTGTTAAGTGCAATGGAGACGCAGGGTAAGCAATGCTTACCAGTGGGCTGTCGTGGTGGCGGTTGTGGCTTGTGCAAGGTGAGGGTTCTTGCCGGTGACTACGAGTGCGGGCGTGTGAGCTGCAAGCACCTGCCGGTAGAAGCCCGCGAACAAGGCTACGCCTTGGCCTGCCGACTGTTTGCCCGGAGCGATCTATGTATCGAGCGTTATTCAAAGCCTGGCAGTGAAAACACGGTCGATCCACAATAA
- a CDS encoding tyrosine-type recombinase/integrase, which produces MSLRDARLEADKYRLDIARGVDPAAERAKAKAAKASRTTTSHTFRSSAERYIRTHSSSWSKKHHQQWQNSLTKHVYPVIGGFRIAEVDTDDILDVLTPIWSKTPVTADRVRNRIELVLDAAKALKLRQGENPARWRGHLDKLLPKQSHTVVPFPSPTPLRTAELLARLDSLDGAAARAVEFAILTATRNQEVSGAQWPEIDWEEKIWYIPAERMKAGKAHRVPLTEQMLEVLRQQVGKHDKWIFLNSWRTGPIPGNAMARVLAQLQVDGVVPHGFRSTFRTWAAEETDHQREVCEMALAHTLNSKVEAAYTSDFPALV; this is translated from the coding sequence TTGAGCCTCAGAGACGCACGGCTGGAGGCTGACAAGTACCGGCTCGATATCGCCCGTGGCGTCGATCCAGCCGCTGAGCGTGCGAAGGCCAAAGCCGCCAAAGCCTCACGAACGACAACGAGCCACACGTTTCGGTCTTCGGCGGAAAGGTACATACGCACGCATTCGTCGAGTTGGTCTAAGAAGCATCACCAGCAATGGCAGAATTCACTCACGAAGCATGTCTACCCTGTCATAGGCGGATTTCGGATAGCCGAGGTCGACACGGACGATATCCTGGATGTGCTGACGCCGATCTGGAGCAAGACCCCCGTCACGGCTGACCGCGTCCGGAATCGCATAGAGCTCGTGCTCGATGCAGCGAAGGCACTGAAGCTTCGGCAAGGTGAAAACCCCGCACGGTGGCGTGGTCATCTCGACAAGCTCTTGCCCAAGCAATCGCATACGGTAGTCCCCTTCCCGTCTCCGACACCTTTACGCACTGCCGAGCTGTTGGCTAGGCTCGATTCCCTGGATGGGGCAGCAGCTCGTGCTGTTGAATTCGCAATTCTGACTGCGACCCGTAACCAAGAGGTGAGCGGGGCCCAGTGGCCGGAAATAGATTGGGAAGAGAAAATCTGGTACATCCCAGCAGAACGCATGAAAGCGGGCAAGGCTCACCGGGTACCCCTTACCGAGCAAATGCTCGAGGTGCTACGGCAGCAGGTCGGAAAGCATGACAAGTGGATATTTCTCAACTCCTGGCGAACAGGCCCCATTCCCGGCAATGCCATGGCCAGGGTGCTCGCTCAGCTCCAGGTCGATGGCGTCGTACCGCATGGGTTCAGATCTACTTTTCGGACGTGGGCTGCGGAAGAAACCGATCACCAGCGAGAGGTTTGCGAAATGGCTCTCGCGCATACCCTCAACAGTAAGGTTGAAGCAGCATATACTTCGGACTTCCCTGCCTTGGTTTGA
- a CDS encoding ultraviolet light resistance protein B: protein MNFEPRRPVFSLVDANKFYCSCERIFRPELRGKPVVVLSNSDGCIVACTNEAKELGLKMGDPYFKIRAFLERNGVAAFSSNYTLYGELSHRMAMATASLVSAVEQYSIDDALGYVLSLNLYRRQLTVAQRALIAAELSSLRGSSTITVDLEKAAGQELCLCCGCSKEAGESGEGKNAGP, encoded by the coding sequence ATGAACTTTGAACCCCGGCGACCTGTGTTCAGCCTGGTCGACGCGAACAAGTTTTACTGCAGCTGCGAGCGCATTTTCCGGCCCGAGCTGAGGGGTAAACCAGTGGTGGTTCTTTCGAACTCGGATGGCTGCATCGTTGCTTGCACCAATGAGGCCAAGGAGCTTGGTTTGAAGATGGGAGATCCTTATTTCAAGATCCGGGCATTTCTGGAGCGCAACGGTGTTGCAGCGTTCAGCAGCAATTACACGCTCTACGGCGAGTTATCGCACAGGATGGCAATGGCTACAGCGTCCCTGGTCAGTGCCGTGGAACAGTATTCAATTGATGATGCCCTGGGTTATGTCCTCTCTCTGAACCTCTATCGACGGCAGCTCACCGTGGCACAACGGGCTTTGATCGCTGCCGAGCTGTCCTCACTGCGCGGGAGTAGCACTATCACTGTTGACCTGGAGAAGGCCGCCGGGCAGGAGCTGTGCCTTTGTTGTGGATGTAGCAAAGAGGCTGGAGAATCGGGTGAAGGCAAAAATGCAGGCCCGTGA
- a CDS encoding LexA family protein, with amino-acid sequence MKVVAIQPLLGSGVPLQLLSCTAAGGFPSPAADYYEPPISLDELLNIRAPHIWIVKVEGESMRDAGIFTGTRLIIDRTVTACSGHIVMAYVDNQPVVKRLAKSAAGWTLESATPTYKAVTPDEYSTKCLAS; translated from the coding sequence ATGAAAGTCGTAGCAATCCAGCCTCTCTTGGGATCTGGCGTCCCGCTTCAACTGTTGTCCTGCACCGCTGCCGGTGGATTTCCCAGCCCAGCGGCTGATTATTACGAACCGCCCATTTCGCTCGACGAACTGTTGAACATTCGCGCACCACATATCTGGATCGTGAAAGTCGAAGGCGAGAGCATGCGCGATGCCGGAATTTTCACCGGAACCCGTTTGATCATCGACCGGACAGTGACGGCGTGTTCCGGACACATTGTGATGGCGTACGTCGACAACCAACCCGTGGTAAAGCGGCTGGCCAAGTCAGCTGCAGGGTGGACACTCGAATCAGCAACCCCGACATACAAGGCCGTCACTCCCGACGAATACAGTACGAAGTGTTTGGCGTCGTGA
- a CDS encoding addiction module antidote protein, whose amino-acid sequence MKEPIYEYDPAELLTDAESIAIFMADAFESGDASFIAQALSVVARAKGMTSIAEEAGVTRAHLYNLKNGNPTLKTMIGVMRAVGLDMTAKQHVDLANG is encoded by the coding sequence ATGAAAGAACCAATTTACGAATACGATCCAGCGGAATTACTCACTGACGCGGAATCTATCGCCATCTTTATGGCTGATGCTTTCGAATCGGGGGATGCCTCCTTTATCGCGCAAGCGCTGAGCGTGGTAGCTCGCGCCAAAGGCATGACCTCAATTGCAGAAGAGGCAGGCGTCACCCGCGCACACCTCTACAATCTGAAAAACGGCAATCCGACATTGAAAACCATGATCGGCGTGATGCGTGCGGTAGGCCTGGACATGACAGCAAAACAGCACGTCGACCTAGCCAACGGGTAA
- the salA gene encoding salicylate 1-monooxygenase has protein sequence MKNNKPGLRIGIIGGGISGVALALELCRYSHLQVQLFECAPAFGEVGAGVSFGPNAVRAIVGLGLGEAYLQVADRTSEPWEDVWFEWRRGRDASYLGATIAPGVGQSSVHRADFLDALVNHLPKGIAQFRKRATQVEQKGGEVQVLFADGTEHRCDLLIGADGIKSALRSHVLEGQGLAPQVPRFSGTCAYRGMVDSLHLREAYRAQGIDEHLVDVPQMYLGLDGHILTFPVRNGRLINVVAFISDRSEPKPNWPADAPWVRDVSQREMLDAFAGWGDAARTLLECIPAPTLWALHDLAELPGYVHGRVVLIGDAAHAMLPHQGAGAAQGLEDAYFLARLLGDTQVDADNLAELLEAYDDLRRPRACRVQRTSRETGELYEFRDPVVGANEHLLGENLATRFDWLWSHDLDADLAEARARLGWENGSRGVLRQG, from the coding sequence ATGAAAAACAATAAACCTGGCTTGCGCATCGGTATCATCGGCGGCGGGATTTCCGGCGTTGCCTTGGCTCTGGAGCTCTGTCGCTACTCCCATCTCCAAGTACAGCTGTTCGAGTGCGCGCCGGCTTTTGGTGAGGTCGGTGCAGGAGTTTCCTTTGGCCCCAACGCGGTGCGCGCCATTGTCGGCCTAGGCTTGGGCGAGGCCTACTTGCAGGTCGCCGACCGTACCTCGGAGCCCTGGGAGGACGTGTGGTTCGAGTGGCGGCGCGGCAGGGATGCCAGCTATCTGGGAGCGACCATCGCTCCGGGCGTGGGCCAGTCCTCGGTACACCGGGCGGATTTCCTCGATGCCCTAGTAAATCACCTCCCAAAAGGTATCGCCCAATTCAGGAAGCGCGCCACACAGGTCGAGCAAAAGGGGGGCGAAGTGCAAGTGCTATTCGCCGACGGCACAGAGCACCGCTGTGACCTTCTAATCGGTGCCGACGGAATCAAGTCAGCGCTGCGTAGTCATGTGCTGGAAGGTCAGGGGCTGGCCCCACAGGTACCGCGCTTCAGCGGCACCTGTGCCTATCGGGGGATGGTCGACAGCCTACACCTGCGCGAAGCCTATCGAGCCCAGGGCATCGACGAGCACTTGGTGGACGTACCGCAGATGTACCTAGGGCTTGACGGCCATATCCTCACTTTTCCGGTGAGGAATGGCCGCCTCATCAACGTTGTGGCCTTCATTTCCGACCGTAGTGAGCCGAAGCCGAACTGGCCCGCGGATGCCCCTTGGGTGCGCGATGTGAGCCAGCGAGAGATGCTCGATGCCTTCGCGGGTTGGGGTGATGCCGCGCGCACCCTGCTGGAGTGCATCCCGGCACCAACTCTCTGGGCACTGCACGACCTGGCGGAGCTGCCGGGCTACGTGCACGGGCGGGTCGTCCTGATCGGCGACGCAGCTCACGCCATGCTGCCGCACCAAGGCGCCGGTGCCGCCCAAGGACTTGAGGACGCCTACTTCCTCGCCCGCCTGTTGGGCGATACCCAAGTCGATGCAGACAACCTCGCCGAGCTGCTTGAAGCCTACGACGACCTGCGCCGCCCTCGTGCCTGTCGCGTGCAGCGAACCTCCCGGGAGACCGGCGAGTTATACGAGTTTCGCGACCCCGTCGTAGGTGCGAACGAGCATCTGCTGGGGGAAAACCTGGCGACCCGCTTCGACTGGCTGTGGAGCCACGACCTCGACGCCGACCTGGCCGAGGCACGTGCGCGCCTGGGTTGGGAAAATGGTAGCCGGGGTGTGCTACGTCAAGGGTGA
- the nahR gene encoding HTH-type transcriptional activator NahR yields MELRDLDLNLLVVFNELLVCRRVSIVAENLGLTQPAVSNALKRLRTALQDQLFVRTYQGMEPTPYAANLAEPVALAMHALREALQHHERFDPLTSERTFTLAMTDIGEIYFMPRLMDAITLQAPNCAISTVRDSSMSLMQALQNGTVDLAVGLLPNLQTGFFQRRLLHNHYVCLCRKDHPATREPLTLERFCSYGHVRVIAAGTGHGEVDTYLTKAGIRRDIRLEVPHFVAVGHILQRTELLATVPIRFADCCVEPFGLSVLPHPVALPEIAINMFWHAKYHQDLANIWLRQLMFDLFSD; encoded by the coding sequence ATGGAACTGCGTGATCTGGATTTAAACCTGCTGGTGGTGTTCAACGAGCTGCTGGTCTGCAGACGCGTCTCTATCGTTGCCGAGAACCTGGGCCTGACCCAGCCTGCTGTCAGCAATGCGCTGAAACGCCTGCGCACAGCGCTACAGGACCAACTTTTCGTGCGCACCTACCAGGGTATGGAACCCACACCCTACGCCGCGAACTTGGCCGAGCCCGTCGCCTTGGCCATGCACGCCCTGCGCGAAGCCCTGCAGCACCATGAGCGCTTCGATCCGCTGACCAGCGAGCGTACTTTCACCCTGGCCATGACCGACATCGGCGAGATCTACTTCATGCCGCGGCTGATGGATGCGATTACTCTTCAAGCCCCCAATTGCGCGATCAGCACCGTGCGCGACAGTTCGATGAGCCTGATGCAAGCCTTGCAGAACGGCACAGTGGACCTAGCCGTGGGCCTGCTGCCCAACCTGCAGACTGGCTTCTTCCAGCGCCGGCTGCTCCACAATCACTACGTGTGCCTGTGTCGCAAGGACCATCCGGCCACCCGCGAACCCCTGACTCTTGAGCGCTTCTGTTCCTATGGCCACGTGCGTGTCATCGCCGCTGGCACAGGCCACGGCGAGGTGGACACATACTTGACGAAGGCCGGCATCCGGCGCGACATCCGCCTGGAGGTGCCGCACTTCGTCGCCGTTGGCCACATACTCCAGCGCACCGAGCTGCTCGCCACTGTGCCGATACGTTTCGCCGACTGCTGCGTAGAGCCCTTCGGTCTGAGCGTCTTGCCGCACCCAGTCGCCTTGCCGGAAATCGCCATCAACATGTTCTGGCATGCGAAATACCACCAGGACCTCGCCAATATCTGGTTGCGGCAACTGATGTTCGACCTGTTTTCTGATTGA
- a CDS encoding type II toxin-antitoxin system RelE/ParE family toxin — MKTIIQTATYMTWERKLRDKKAKLIIAARVLRVAHGLVGDVQPVGQGVSELRIHHGPGYRVYFQQRGDQLVLLLCGGDKSSQARDIETAKTLASQWSADE; from the coding sequence ATGAAAACGATTATCCAAACCGCCACTTACATGACTTGGGAACGCAAACTGCGTGACAAGAAGGCCAAACTGATTATCGCGGCGCGGGTGCTGCGGGTAGCCCACGGGTTGGTCGGTGACGTGCAGCCAGTAGGTCAAGGCGTCAGTGAGTTGCGAATTCATCATGGCCCCGGTTACCGGGTGTATTTCCAGCAGCGCGGCGATCAGCTGGTCCTATTGCTCTGCGGTGGGGATAAAAGCAGTCAGGCGCGGGATATAGAAACCGCTAAAACTCTGGCAAGCCAGTGGAGTGCAGACGAATGA
- a CDS encoding SprT-like domain-containing protein — translation MSATPSQQLYEEIEGAYDWFNEKLFGGQLPGCIFTLQRKANTFGYFSPSRFLRRNGAGKSDEIALNCAYFAHRRIDQTLSTLAHEQVHQWQDHFGTRSRSGYHNREWANKMKSIGLMPSDTGEPGGKQCGQQMTHYIIDGGPFAVACQELIEQGGMLSWIDVVTQRVAMSATQLYGPDGKPVEQPVADPTIDILALTSAGLLTPATNPEDPKNKRKYTCPSCHLNLWGKPGLSGRVQCVDCNVPFVDSKELVEVPADPSPS, via the coding sequence ATGTCCGCTACACCAAGTCAGCAGCTTTACGAAGAAATTGAAGGGGCCTATGACTGGTTCAATGAAAAGTTGTTTGGCGGGCAGCTGCCCGGCTGCATTTTCACCCTGCAGCGAAAAGCCAATACGTTTGGGTATTTCTCGCCGTCGCGTTTCCTGCGCCGGAACGGCGCGGGAAAAAGCGATGAGATTGCGCTCAACTGTGCGTACTTCGCGCATCGTCGGATCGATCAGACGCTTTCCACGCTTGCACATGAACAGGTTCATCAGTGGCAAGACCACTTCGGCACGCGATCACGAAGCGGCTACCACAACCGCGAGTGGGCCAACAAAATGAAGTCCATCGGACTGATGCCGTCCGATACAGGTGAGCCAGGTGGTAAGCAATGCGGCCAGCAGATGACGCACTACATCATTGATGGTGGGCCATTCGCTGTTGCATGCCAGGAACTGATTGAACAGGGCGGCATGCTTTCTTGGATTGACGTGGTTACCCAACGGGTGGCCATGTCAGCGACCCAGCTTTACGGGCCTGATGGAAAACCCGTCGAACAGCCTGTGGCTGATCCGACGATAGACATACTGGCGCTAACTTCGGCGGGGTTGCTGACTCCTGCCACAAACCCCGAGGATCCGAAGAACAAGCGCAAATACACATGCCCGAGCTGCCATTTGAATTTGTGGGGTAAGCCAGGTTTGAGCGGTCGCGTGCAATGCGTCGACTGCAATGTGCCGTTCGTGGATTCAAAAGAACTGGTGGAAGTCCCAGCAGATCCATCACCCAGTTGA